In Deinococcus maricopensis DSM 21211, one genomic interval encodes:
- a CDS encoding ATP-binding protein produces the protein MMLPPSSTPHDTFVGHSEMSARMRAFDWASTPLGPPEQWPQSLKTIVRTLLTSRFAMWMAWGEELTFFCNDAYLPTLGVKESWALGARADVVWAEIWKDIGPRIDHVLQEGVATWDEGLQLFLERRGYPEETYHTFSYSPVADDAGRINGMLCVVTEETERMIGERRLRVLRDLASRVAQQRTTADVLSAVQASLAEEAHDVPFALTFLATGPQGALTLASSFGGAHGWDAQTLAQHDVITEAFSAQAPCLLPDLAGVGPLQGGPWDRPATQALAVPLAAQGQERPTGIMLIGLNPYQPLNDAYQGFLTLFVGQVAAGIASANAYAQERARAEALAELDRAKTTFFSNVSHEFRTPLTLMLGPLEELLNDADVTPAQRRELDVTHRNALRLLKLVNTMLDFTRIEAGRAEATFQATDLAALTADLASAFRSLVEGAGLQFEVTCPPLSEAAYVDHGLWEKVVLNLLSNAFKFTFEGRIRVTLREDEGHFTLQVTDSGTGIPAADLPRVFERFHRVEGARGRSFEGTGIGLALVRELVTLHGGDIRVDSEVGVGTTFTVTLPKGKAHLPADRIVDATADRAARPAALHVTEAAQWLTTPVGTTDDARMDAHPTRAAGGQRPYVLLADDNADLRAYVTRLLDDTYEVHAVTDGEQAVTAAHDRTPDLVLSDVMMPNLDGFGVLRALRADERTHAVPVILLSARAGEEARLDGLEAGADDYLVKPFSARELRSRVHTHLELARLRVAAAQQAQARQAELEGHVAERTRELQERTTALDAFVRFTEASTLTTDGARLAELAAGVLRLTLGNVSVGYYELDGDLWKAKVLTDDVPPEVVQSARQGFPAALPSFARPFEEHRVVFVDGWDAEREGAAATDMYGAAALAPYFIGGRPYGLLTVASQQHQAWTEQDRAVFSAVARSMHLAFERAEQTEQLALQNAALDARTRTLEGFALLTRDLSVHDDPLTLVRRAQELVLPLLPEGYAAYYELDGRTWRLRSQVGDRQDDALQAYVEAGLPFETTSSLTVPWRTREGYYVAEYDQRTDQLSGFQERRGGLASVPVMVHGEVYGIFGVALRVHRTWGPGERAVLETVARSLGLAVERAQSLADLAERTHQLERSNRELEQFAYVASHDLQEPLRTIGSFTNLLARRYAGQLDDRADQYINFTLSATERLKRLIQDLLAYSRTRQPVDAFTHVDTAEVVRDVIADLGDLRDRTGGVVDAQALPSVHGSPELLRHVFQNLIGNALKFHHPDRAPHVRVRAVRVPGAWQFDVQDNGVGIEPAYHARIFGIFQRLHAVGEREGNGIGLAIVKSIVERHGGQVMVHSTPDQGSTFSFTLPDTPQGDLDTAH, from the coding sequence ATGATGCTCCCCCCGTCCTCCACGCCTCATGACACCTTCGTCGGCCACAGTGAAATGAGCGCGCGGATGCGCGCGTTCGACTGGGCAAGCACGCCGCTCGGCCCGCCCGAGCAGTGGCCGCAGAGCCTCAAGACCATCGTGCGGACGCTGCTGACCTCGCGGTTCGCCATGTGGATGGCGTGGGGCGAGGAGCTGACCTTCTTCTGCAACGACGCGTACCTCCCCACGCTGGGCGTGAAAGAAAGCTGGGCGCTCGGCGCGCGCGCGGACGTCGTCTGGGCGGAAATCTGGAAGGACATCGGGCCGCGCATCGACCACGTTCTGCAGGAGGGCGTCGCCACGTGGGACGAGGGACTGCAGCTGTTCCTGGAACGCCGCGGCTACCCGGAGGAGACGTACCACACGTTCTCGTACAGCCCGGTCGCGGACGATGCCGGGCGGATCAACGGCATGTTGTGCGTCGTGACGGAAGAGACGGAACGCATGATCGGCGAGCGCCGCCTGCGCGTCCTGCGGGACCTCGCGTCGCGCGTCGCGCAGCAGCGCACCACGGCGGACGTGCTCAGCGCGGTGCAGGCATCCCTCGCTGAGGAGGCGCACGACGTGCCGTTCGCGCTGACGTTTCTGGCGACCGGTCCGCAGGGCGCGCTGACGCTGGCGTCGTCGTTCGGCGGCGCGCACGGGTGGGACGCCCAGACACTCGCGCAACACGACGTCATCACCGAGGCCTTCTCGGCGCAGGCGCCGTGTCTGCTGCCGGACCTCGCGGGCGTGGGCCCCCTCCAGGGCGGGCCGTGGGACCGCCCGGCCACGCAGGCCCTCGCCGTGCCGCTCGCCGCGCAGGGCCAGGAGCGGCCGACGGGCATCATGCTGATCGGCCTGAACCCGTACCAGCCGCTGAACGACGCGTACCAGGGCTTCCTCACGCTGTTCGTGGGGCAGGTCGCCGCGGGCATCGCGAGCGCGAACGCGTACGCGCAGGAACGGGCGCGCGCGGAAGCGCTCGCCGAACTGGACCGCGCGAAGACGACGTTTTTCTCGAACGTCAGCCACGAATTCCGCACGCCGCTCACGCTGATGCTCGGCCCGCTGGAGGAACTGCTGAACGACGCGGACGTCACGCCCGCGCAGCGACGCGAGCTGGACGTCACGCACCGCAACGCCCTGCGGCTGCTGAAGCTCGTGAACACCATGCTGGACTTCACGCGCATCGAGGCTGGCCGCGCAGAGGCGACCTTCCAGGCCACGGACCTCGCGGCGCTCACGGCGGACCTCGCCAGTGCGTTCCGGTCACTCGTGGAGGGCGCCGGCCTGCAGTTCGAGGTGACGTGCCCGCCCCTGAGCGAGGCCGCGTACGTCGACCATGGCCTGTGGGAGAAGGTCGTGCTGAATCTGCTGTCGAACGCGTTCAAGTTCACGTTCGAGGGGCGCATTCGCGTGACGCTCCGTGAGGACGAGGGGCACTTCACGCTGCAGGTGACGGATTCCGGCACGGGCATTCCCGCCGCGGACCTGCCGCGCGTGTTCGAGCGCTTTCACCGCGTGGAGGGCGCGCGCGGCCGCAGTTTCGAAGGGACAGGCATCGGTCTGGCGCTCGTGCGGGAACTGGTGACGCTGCACGGCGGCGACATCCGCGTGGACAGCGAGGTGGGCGTGGGGACGACCTTCACCGTCACCCTCCCGAAAGGCAAGGCGCACCTGCCCGCCGACCGGATCGTGGACGCCACGGCGGACCGCGCGGCGCGGCCCGCCGCCCTGCACGTCACGGAAGCGGCGCAGTGGCTCACCACCCCGGTCGGCACGACCGACGACGCCCGCATGGACGCCCACCCGACGCGCGCCGCCGGAGGGCAACGCCCGTACGTGCTGCTCGCGGATGACAACGCGGACCTGCGCGCGTACGTGACGCGCCTGCTGGACGACACGTACGAGGTGCACGCCGTCACTGACGGGGAGCAGGCCGTGACGGCGGCGCACGACCGCACGCCGGACCTGGTGCTGAGTGACGTGATGATGCCCAACCTGGACGGCTTCGGCGTGCTGCGCGCCCTGCGCGCCGACGAGCGCACGCACGCCGTCCCGGTGATCCTGCTGTCCGCCCGCGCGGGCGAGGAAGCGCGCCTGGACGGCCTGGAGGCCGGCGCGGACGATTACCTCGTCAAGCCGTTTTCCGCGCGGGAGTTGCGTTCGCGCGTGCACACGCACCTGGAACTCGCGCGGTTGCGGGTCGCGGCGGCGCAGCAGGCGCAGGCCCGGCAGGCGGAACTGGAAGGCCACGTCGCGGAGCGCACCCGGGAACTGCAGGAGCGCACGACGGCCCTGGACGCATTCGTGCGCTTCACGGAAGCGTCCACGCTCACCACCGACGGCGCGCGCCTCGCCGAACTCGCAGCGGGCGTCCTGCGGCTGACCCTCGGGAACGTCAGCGTCGGGTACTACGAACTGGACGGCGACCTGTGGAAGGCGAAAGTCCTCACGGACGACGTCCCCCCGGAAGTCGTGCAGAGTGCCCGGCAAGGCTTCCCAGCGGCCCTGCCGAGCTTCGCGCGGCCCTTCGAGGAGCACAGGGTCGTTTTCGTGGACGGCTGGGACGCCGAGCGCGAAGGCGCGGCGGCCACGGACATGTACGGCGCCGCCGCGCTCGCACCGTACTTCATAGGCGGACGCCCGTACGGCCTGCTGACGGTCGCGTCCCAGCAGCATCAGGCGTGGACGGAGCAGGACCGCGCGGTGTTCAGCGCCGTGGCGCGCAGCATGCACCTCGCGTTCGAGCGGGCCGAGCAGACTGAACAGCTCGCACTCCAGAACGCCGCGCTCGACGCGCGCACCCGCACGCTGGAGGGATTCGCGCTGCTGACCCGGGACCTGAGCGTGCACGACGACCCGCTCACCCTCGTGCGCCGCGCGCAGGAACTGGTGCTGCCCCTCCTCCCCGAAGGGTACGCCGCGTACTACGAACTGGACGGGCGCACGTGGCGCCTGCGCAGTCAGGTCGGCGACCGGCAGGACGACGCGCTCCAGGCGTACGTGGAAGCCGGCCTTCCGTTCGAGACGACCAGCAGCCTCACAGTGCCGTGGCGGACCCGCGAAGGGTACTACGTCGCGGAGTACGACCAGCGCACGGACCAGCTGAGCGGCTTCCAGGAACGGCGCGGCGGGCTGGCGAGCGTGCCGGTCATGGTGCACGGCGAGGTGTACGGCATCTTCGGCGTGGCCCTCAGGGTGCACCGCACGTGGGGCCCCGGCGAGCGCGCGGTGCTGGAAACGGTCGCGCGCAGCCTCGGACTGGCCGTCGAGCGCGCGCAGAGCCTCGCGGACCTCGCAGAGCGCACGCACCAGCTGGAACGCAGCAACCGGGAGCTGGAGCAGTTCGCGTACGTCGCCAGTCACGACCTGCAGGAACCGCTGCGGACCATCGGGAGTTTCACGAACCTCCTGGCCCGCCGGTACGCCGGCCAGCTCGACGACCGCGCCGACCAGTACATCAACTTCACGCTGTCCGCCACGGAACGCCTGAAGCGGCTCATCCAGGACCTCCTCGCGTACTCCCGGACGCGTCAGCCCGTCGACGCCTTCACGCACGTCGACACCGCCGAAGTGGTCCGCGACGTCATCGCGGACCTCGGCGACCTGCGGGACCGCACGGGCGGCGTCGTGGACGCGCAGGCCCTGCCGTCCGTGCACGGCAGTCCGGAACTGCTGCGGCACGTGTTCCAAAACCTGATCGGGAACGCGCTGAAGTTCCATCACCCGGACCGCGCCCCGCACGTCCGCGTCCGCGCGGTCCGCGTCCCGGGCGCGTGGCAGTTCGACGTCCAGGACAACGGCGTAGGCATCGAACCGGCGTACCACGCGCGCATCTTCGGCATCTTCCAGCGGCTCCACGCCGTCGGCGAGCGCGAAGGCAACGGCATTGGCCTCGCCATCGTCAAGAGCATCGTGGAACGCCATGGCGGGCAGGTGATGGTTCACTCCACGCCGGACCAGGGCAGCACCTTCTCCTTCACCCTCCCCGACACCCCCCAAGGCGACCTGGACACGGCCCATTGA
- a CDS encoding GAF domain-containing protein has translation MTAAPLPADEYARLLTLARYQILDTLPEPGFDRITRLAAAILRVPVALINFVDADRQWGKALVGLQDSEAPRQDSFCAWAILNPEPLIVRDALQDARFVDNPMVRGEPHVRLYAGVPLITPAGHRVGTLCVTDTAPRDLQPNEVQALQDLAALTVEMLELRLQALTHQALQTRAQQQEDLERTAQHADTLEAVNALMTFPLTPEEATLTSVALIGEMVDADWTALLSLRGAQRTAQAVHHRPKADAAFLEAVVSLTEWPVNLGGGAVYVDRTGTAHASALPVSVGDAVWLPLGTFGDVTYALVGARSPLNPVQQWRPSDRALLEAAASAVRAALARRAPPGN, from the coding sequence ATGACTGCCGCGCCACTGCCCGCTGATGAGTACGCGCGTCTGCTGACCCTCGCGCGTTACCAGATTCTCGATACCCTCCCGGAACCCGGTTTCGACCGGATCACGCGCCTGGCGGCCGCCATCCTGCGTGTTCCCGTCGCGCTCATCAATTTCGTCGACGCGGACCGGCAGTGGGGGAAAGCGCTCGTGGGTCTGCAGGACAGCGAGGCTCCGCGTCAGGATTCGTTCTGCGCGTGGGCGATCCTGAACCCGGAACCGCTGATTGTCCGGGACGCCCTTCAGGACGCGCGGTTCGTGGACAACCCGATGGTGCGCGGCGAACCGCACGTCCGGCTGTACGCGGGCGTGCCGCTCATCACGCCTGCCGGGCACCGGGTCGGCACGTTGTGCGTGACGGACACGGCGCCGCGCGACCTGCAGCCGAATGAGGTGCAGGCCCTGCAAGACCTCGCGGCGCTCACGGTCGAGATGCTGGAGTTGCGCCTGCAGGCGCTGACGCATCAGGCCCTGCAGACGCGCGCTCAGCAGCAGGAGGACCTGGAGCGCACCGCGCAGCACGCGGACACGCTGGAGGCCGTCAATGCCCTGATGACCTTCCCGCTTACACCCGAGGAAGCCACGCTCACCAGCGTGGCCCTGATCGGGGAGATGGTGGACGCCGACTGGACGGCCCTGCTGAGCCTGCGCGGGGCTCAGCGGACGGCGCAGGCCGTGCACCACCGCCCGAAGGCCGACGCGGCCTTTCTTGAGGCGGTGGTTAGCCTGACGGAGTGGCCCGTCAACCTGGGGGGCGGCGCCGTGTACGTGGACCGGACCGGCACAGCTCACGCGTCCGCGCTGCCGGTGTCCGTCGGGGACGCCGTGTGGCTGCCCCTGGGGACGTTTGGTGACGTCACGTACGCCCTTGTGGGGGCCCGGAGCCCGTTGAATCCGGTGCAGCAGTGGCGGCCGAGTGACCGGGCGCTGCTGGAGGCGGCGGCCAGCGCGGTGCGGGCCGCGCTGGCGCGGCGCGCTCCTCCGGGGAATTGA